The proteins below come from a single Odontesthes bonariensis isolate fOdoBon6 chromosome 18, fOdoBon6.hap1, whole genome shotgun sequence genomic window:
- the LOC142367109 gene encoding uncharacterized protein LOC142367109, whose translation MLQKMLRFICCCFSSDNSSNERQALLQPRPPSEVSEPESARQPRPAYNVQTVKRIGRLAMRRTNVPELDQRFTDMAETFNEQQDRYEDMLRHIRNLQKSCDCVSVDNLVLADCVRKIREEQEATRRVSLKMKGYDFSLTVVPVGSESKNEEGHLPHALRLAQSEVKGISDSAKAIIAKGTTLQELAGWLLRSQDQMAEQVKGAAETYQEQGRLNENLEENMRQVRRAKELSQGYRQRAGSVLTEAAQISGAHL comes from the exons ATGTTGCAGAAAATGCTCCGTTtcatctgctgctgcttctcaaGCGACAACTCCAGCAACGAG AGGCAAGCTCTCCTGCAGCCCAGACCGCCATCTGAAGTTAGTGAACCTGAATCAGCCAGGCAACCTCGTCCAGCATATA ATGTACAGACTGTGAAACGGATTGGAAGGCTGGCGATGAGGCGAACAAATGTGCCAgagctggatcagaggttcactgaCATGGCAGAGACCTTCAATGAGCAGCAAGACCGTTATGAGGACATGCTCCGCCACATCAGAAACTTACAAAAGAGCTGTGATTGTGTGAGTGTTGATAACCTGGTTTTGGCTGACTGTGTGAGGAAAATCAGAGAGGAGCAGG AGGCCACACGCAGGGTCTCTTTGAAGATGAAGGGCTATGATTTCTCCCTCACTGTGGTTCCTGTGGGTTCAGAGAGCAAAAATGAGGAGGGACATCTGCCTCATGCTCTGCGGTTGGCTCAGAGCGAAGTCAAGGGCATTTCTGACAGCGCCAAGGCCATCATCGCAAAGGGCACCACACTTCAAGAGCTCGCTGGCTGGCTGCTCCGTAGCCAAGATCAAATGGCTGAGCAAGTGAAGGGTGCAGCAGAAACTTACCAAGAACAAGGAAGGCTGAATGAGAACCTGGAGGAGAACATGAGGCAAGTGAGGAGAGCGAAGGAGTTATCACAGGGATACAGGCAACGTGCTGGGAGTGTTCTCACCGAGGCTGCACAGATATCTGGGGCTCATCTGTAG